Proteins found in one Zea mays cultivar B73 chromosome 1, Zm-B73-REFERENCE-NAM-5.0, whole genome shotgun sequence genomic segment:
- the LOC103631233 gene encoding DET1- and DDB1-associated protein 1 isoform X5: protein MGSPLGGWPSYNPHNFSQLVPADPSAQPSNVTPATYVATHRTDPPPNQGRVICEQLDNSKHLNGYFSHRLLVRCSDNSRDIPICIADKLITTEARNILLRHLYQKSEEKVSSYCYCY, encoded by the exons ATGGGGAGCCCTCTGGGCGGGTGGCCGTCATACAACCCGCACAACTTCAGCCAGTTGGTCCCTGCCGACCCCTCCGCGCAGCCCTCG AATGTCACACCAGCCACTTATGTTGCGACCCACAGGACAGATCCGCCACCCAATCAAG GGCGTGTTATTTGTGAGCAACTGGACAATTCAAAACATCTGAATGGGTACTTCAGCCACAGACTTCTGGTGAGGTGCAGTGATAACAGCAGAGATATCCCAATTTGTATAGCAGATAAAT TGATAACCACGGAGGCCAGGAACATCCTGCTGAGGCACTTGTACCAGAAATCCGAGGAGAAGGTGAgcagctactgctactgcta CTGA
- the LOC103631233 gene encoding DET1- and DDB1-associated protein 1 isoform X1, with amino-acid sequence MGSPLGGWPSYNPHNFSQLVPADPSAQPSNVTPATYVATHRTDPPPNQGRVICEQLDNSKHLNGYFSHRLLVSDNHGGQEHPAEALVPEIRGEAEAKESCGGQPRSGEQQQEAAQGTCGRRRGPVERKKLKTHSWWPSSPASHLSVSCSLHLSLTAELVAGGGCPPLPCASSSPLTSRMYVWYDQES; translated from the exons ATGGGGAGCCCTCTGGGCGGGTGGCCGTCATACAACCCGCACAACTTCAGCCAGTTGGTCCCTGCCGACCCCTCCGCGCAGCCCTCG AATGTCACACCAGCCACTTATGTTGCGACCCACAGGACAGATCCGCCACCCAATCAAG GGCGTGTTATTTGTGAGCAACTGGACAATTCAAAACATCTGAATGGGTACTTCAGCCACAGACTTCTGGTGAG TGATAACCACGGAGGCCAGGAACATCCTGCTGAGGCACTTGTACCAGAAATCCGAGGAGAAG CTGAGGCCAAAGAGAGCTGCGGCGGACAACCTCGCTCCGGAGAACAACAACAAGAAGCAGCCCAGGGGACCTGTGGGCGACGTCGGGGGCCAGTCGAGCGCAAGAAGCTGAAGACGCACAGCTGGTGGCCGTCCTCCCCTGCTTCTCATCTATCGGTGTCATGCAGCCTGCATCTCTCACTCACAGCTGAGCTGGTAGCTGGTGGTGGTTGCCCTCCCCTCCCCTGTGCGTCCTCTTCGCCTCTCACGTCTCGTATGTACGTATGGTATGACCAGGAGAGCTAG
- the LOC103631233 gene encoding DET1- and DDB1-associated protein 1, translating to MGSPLGGWPSYNPHNFSQLVPADPSAQPSNVTPATYVATHRTDPPPNQVITTEARNILLRHLYQKSEEKLRPKRAAADNLAPENNNKKQPRGPVGDVGGQSSARS from the exons ATGGGGAGCCCTCTGGGCGGGTGGCCGTCATACAACCCGCACAACTTCAGCCAGTTGGTCCCTGCCGACCCCTCCGCGCAGCCCTCG AATGTCACACCAGCCACTTATGTTGCGACCCACAGGACAGATCCGCCACCCAATCAAG TGATAACCACGGAGGCCAGGAACATCCTGCTGAGGCACTTGTACCAGAAATCCGAGGAGAAG CTGAGGCCAAAGAGAGCTGCGGCGGACAACCTCGCTCCGGAGAACAACAACAAGAAGCAGCCCAGGGGACCTGTGGGCGACGTCGGGGGCCAGTCGAGCGCAAGAAGCTGA
- the LOC103631233 gene encoding DET1- and DDB1-associated protein 1 isoform X4, whose translation MGSPLGGWPSYNPHNFSQLVPADPSAQPSNVTPATYVATHRTDPPPNQGRVICEQLDNSKHLNGYFSHRLLVSDNHGGQEHPAEALVPEIRGEGEQLLLLLLRPKRAAADNLAPENNNKKQPRGPVGDVGGQSSARS comes from the exons ATGGGGAGCCCTCTGGGCGGGTGGCCGTCATACAACCCGCACAACTTCAGCCAGTTGGTCCCTGCCGACCCCTCCGCGCAGCCCTCG AATGTCACACCAGCCACTTATGTTGCGACCCACAGGACAGATCCGCCACCCAATCAAG GGCGTGTTATTTGTGAGCAACTGGACAATTCAAAACATCTGAATGGGTACTTCAGCCACAGACTTCTGGTGAG TGATAACCACGGAGGCCAGGAACATCCTGCTGAGGCACTTGTACCAGAAATCCGAGGAGAAGGTGAgcagctactgctactgcta CTGAGGCCAAAGAGAGCTGCGGCGGACAACCTCGCTCCGGAGAACAACAACAAGAAGCAGCCCAGGGGACCTGTGGGCGACGTCGGGGGCCAGTCGAGCGCAAGAAGCTGA
- the LOC103631233 gene encoding DET1- and DDB1-associated protein 1 isoform X6, whose protein sequence is MGSPLGGWPSYNPHNFSQLVPADPSAQPSNVTPATYVATHRTDPPPNQGRVICEQLDNSKHLNGYFSHRLLVRCSDNSRDIPICIADKLITTEARNILLRHLYQKSEEKVKTLS, encoded by the exons ATGGGGAGCCCTCTGGGCGGGTGGCCGTCATACAACCCGCACAACTTCAGCCAGTTGGTCCCTGCCGACCCCTCCGCGCAGCCCTCG AATGTCACACCAGCCACTTATGTTGCGACCCACAGGACAGATCCGCCACCCAATCAAG GGCGTGTTATTTGTGAGCAACTGGACAATTCAAAACATCTGAATGGGTACTTCAGCCACAGACTTCTGGTGAGGTGCAGTGATAACAGCAGAGATATCCCAATTTGTATAGCAGATAAAT TGATAACCACGGAGGCCAGGAACATCCTGCTGAGGCACTTGTACCAGAAATCCGAGGAGAAG GTTAAAACCCTGTCCTGA
- the LOC103631233 gene encoding DET1- and DDB1-associated protein 1 isoform X2, which translates to MGSPLGGWPSYNPHNFSQLVPADPSAQPSNVTPATYVATHRTDPPPNQGRVICEQLDNSKHLNGYFSHRLLVRCSDNSRDIPICIADKLITTEARNILLRHLYQKSEEKLRPKRAAADNLAPENNNKKQPRGPVGDVGGQSSARS; encoded by the exons ATGGGGAGCCCTCTGGGCGGGTGGCCGTCATACAACCCGCACAACTTCAGCCAGTTGGTCCCTGCCGACCCCTCCGCGCAGCCCTCG AATGTCACACCAGCCACTTATGTTGCGACCCACAGGACAGATCCGCCACCCAATCAAG GGCGTGTTATTTGTGAGCAACTGGACAATTCAAAACATCTGAATGGGTACTTCAGCCACAGACTTCTGGTGAGGTGCAGTGATAACAGCAGAGATATCCCAATTTGTATAGCAGATAAAT TGATAACCACGGAGGCCAGGAACATCCTGCTGAGGCACTTGTACCAGAAATCCGAGGAGAAG CTGAGGCCAAAGAGAGCTGCGGCGGACAACCTCGCTCCGGAGAACAACAACAAGAAGCAGCCCAGGGGACCTGTGGGCGACGTCGGGGGCCAGTCGAGCGCAAGAAGCTGA
- the LOC103631233 gene encoding DET1- and DDB1-associated protein 1 isoform X7, which produces MGSPLGGWPSYNPHNFSQLVPADPSAQPSNVTPATYVATHRTDPPPNQGRVICEQLDNSKHLNGYFSHRLLVSDNHGGQEHPAEALVPEIRGEG; this is translated from the exons ATGGGGAGCCCTCTGGGCGGGTGGCCGTCATACAACCCGCACAACTTCAGCCAGTTGGTCCCTGCCGACCCCTCCGCGCAGCCCTCG AATGTCACACCAGCCACTTATGTTGCGACCCACAGGACAGATCCGCCACCCAATCAAG GGCGTGTTATTTGTGAGCAACTGGACAATTCAAAACATCTGAATGGGTACTTCAGCCACAGACTTCTGGTGAG TGATAACCACGGAGGCCAGGAACATCCTGCTGAGGCACTTGTACCAGAAATCCGAGGAGAAG GTTAA
- the LOC103631233 gene encoding DET1- and DDB1-associated protein 1 isoform X3, with amino-acid sequence MGSPLGGWPSYNPHNFSQLVPADPSAQPSNVTPATYVATHRTDPPPNQGRVICEQLDNSKHLNGYFSHRLLVRLLRTESRPGIAVITTEARNILLRHLYQKSEEKLRPKRAAADNLAPENNNKKQPRGPVGDVGGQSSARS; translated from the exons ATGGGGAGCCCTCTGGGCGGGTGGCCGTCATACAACCCGCACAACTTCAGCCAGTTGGTCCCTGCCGACCCCTCCGCGCAGCCCTCG AATGTCACACCAGCCACTTATGTTGCGACCCACAGGACAGATCCGCCACCCAATCAAG GGCGTGTTATTTGTGAGCAACTGGACAATTCAAAACATCTGAATGGGTACTTCAGCCACAGACTTCTGGTGAG ACTACTGCGGACTGAATCGCGCCCTGGAATTGCAGTGATAACCACGGAGGCCAGGAACATCCTGCTGAGGCACTTGTACCAGAAATCCGAGGAGAAG CTGAGGCCAAAGAGAGCTGCGGCGGACAACCTCGCTCCGGAGAACAACAACAAGAAGCAGCCCAGGGGACCTGTGGGCGACGTCGGGGGCCAGTCGAGCGCAAGAAGCTGA